A segment of the Entomomonas moraniae genome:
CCCTGTATAACTGCTTTACAAGGTACGGAAGTATTAGGACATTTATTACCATCAATGAGTGCTAATTTGGGTTCAATGCTCAAACCTTCTATAGCACGCTTCATTGCAAGTAGCGTTGCTTGTAGAATATTTATCTCATCAATTTCTGATACTTCAGCACGGGCAATAGACCAAGCCAGTGCTTTTTGCTTTATTTCATCAAACAGTAAATTACGCTTATTTTCAGAAAGTTTTTTTGAGTCATTTAAGCCTATAATTGGCTTGTTAGGGTCAAGAATAACGGCAGCTGTGACAACAGGGCCACACAAAGGGCCCCGACCAACTTCATCAACCCCAGCGACTAATGTTTCAACCAAATTAAAGTCTAAGCCTAATTGCATAGAATAACCATTGTAAAAAGTGTAGACCTATTATAGCAGTTAGCTACGGAAGATAAAGAAAACAGCACCGAGCATACAGCAGCCAGCCCATAAATAGTCTAGCTTGAGTGGTTGATTCATAACATAGACACTAAAGGGAAT
Coding sequences within it:
- the rnhB gene encoding ribonuclease HII, coding for MQLGLDFNLVETLVAGVDEVGRGPLCGPVVTAAVILDPNKPIIGLNDSKKLSENKRNLLFDEIKQKALAWSIARAEVSEIDEINILQATLLAMKRAIEGLSIEPKLALIDGNKCPNTSVPCKAVIQGDSSVPAIAAASILAKVSRDREMIALDKEFPAYGIAAHKGYPTPVHLAALKKLGPTPIHRQSFAPVRLASELFKDRTI